The Acidobacteriota bacterium genome window below encodes:
- a CDS encoding PIN domain-containing protein has protein sequence MIVLVDTSVWIGFLSNRAPYAVELDWLLGREEVSGHDFVYGELLIGGKGGRRQMLADYAQMHQAPVVLHADVVAFVRDRRLHGRGIGWIDAHLLASALVGRLKLWTADRRLATAAGEFGVGYD, from the coding sequence ATGATCGTTCTTGTCGACACCTCCGTCTGGATTGGCTTCCTGTCCAATCGAGCGCCGTACGCCGTCGAACTGGACTGGCTCTTGGGGCGCGAGGAAGTGAGCGGCCACGACTTCGTCTATGGAGAGCTGCTCATCGGCGGCAAGGGCGGGCGCAGGCAGATGCTGGCAGACTACGCCCAGATGCACCAGGCGCCCGTCGTGCTTCACGCGGATGTCGTCGCCTTCGTGCGGGATCGTCGACTGCACGGGCGCGGTATCGGCTGGATCGATGCGCACCTGCTGGCGTCCGCGCTGGTCGGCCGCTTGAAGTTGTGGACGGCCGATCGGCGATTGGCGACGGCGGCCGGGGAGTTCGGGGTCGGCTACGACTGA
- a CDS encoding type II toxin-antitoxin system VapB family antitoxin → MKKTLHIDEHLLKEARTASGAGTDTDTVRLGLEALVRHAAYERLRALRGSEPRARGTRRRRERASSARHPAA, encoded by the coding sequence ATGAAGAAGACCCTCCACATCGACGAGCACCTCTTGAAAGAGGCGAGGACGGCGTCGGGGGCCGGGACCGACACCGACACCGTTCGGCTTGGCCTCGAGGCGCTGGTCCGTCACGCGGCGTATGAGCGTCTTCGGGCCCTTCGCGGGTCGGAGCCGCGGGCACGCGGTACTCGACGCCGGCGCGAACGGGCTTCATCCGCGAGGCACCCGGCTGCATGA
- a CDS encoding response regulator, producing MSAAEQSLLQISIEQLLEGVQIIGFDWKYLYLNETAARHGGQPRETLVGKTMMSAYPGIERTELFEVLKRVMRGRRSERMVNEFAYPSGERRWFELLIEPVPDGICVLSVDVTARREAELKLQQAQKMEAIGQLAGGLAHDFNNMLTAILGYAELISGQIGPDKPIGRDLQEIVVAGQRAAALTRQLLTFVRRQTPKPAALSLNTVVETLEPMLRRLISENISIRLSMDPATHGVWGDSSQIEQILMNLVLNARDAMPDGGTVTISTRNASLDEEYVCHHPDAKPGEYAVLGVADDGVGMTPDVRDRAFDPFFTTKGQHGTGLGLAVVRDVVNQLGGHVLVYSEAGHGAVFKIYLPKTDQAVPSARPARQQISSPVGHETILVVEDETALRSFACTVLRRHGYHVLEAASAELALALAASKPGAVDLLLTDVVLPGIDGTQLARRIRFDGSTPRVVFMSGYAEPVGPALPFEAVLLEKPFTAHALLTRVREVLGDE from the coding sequence ATGTCTGCAGCCGAACAATCTCTTCTCCAGATCTCGATCGAGCAACTGCTCGAAGGCGTGCAAATCATCGGCTTCGACTGGAAGTACCTGTACCTGAACGAGACTGCCGCGCGACACGGCGGCCAACCACGCGAAACCCTGGTGGGCAAGACGATGATGTCCGCCTATCCGGGGATCGAGCGGACCGAGCTGTTCGAAGTCCTGAAGCGCGTCATGAGGGGCCGCCGGTCGGAGCGGATGGTGAACGAGTTCGCCTATCCGAGCGGCGAGCGGCGCTGGTTCGAGCTGCTCATCGAGCCGGTGCCCGACGGCATCTGCGTCCTCTCGGTCGACGTCACCGCGCGGCGCGAGGCTGAGCTGAAGCTCCAGCAGGCCCAGAAGATGGAGGCCATCGGGCAGCTCGCCGGCGGGCTGGCGCACGACTTCAACAACATGCTCACCGCGATTCTGGGGTACGCGGAGCTGATCAGCGGGCAGATTGGACCGGACAAGCCGATCGGGCGAGACCTGCAGGAGATCGTGGTCGCGGGGCAGCGCGCCGCCGCGCTGACGAGGCAGCTCCTGACGTTCGTGCGGCGGCAGACGCCCAAGCCGGCCGCGCTCTCGCTGAACACCGTCGTCGAGACGCTCGAACCGATGCTGCGCCGCCTGATCAGCGAGAACATCAGCATCCGCCTGTCGATGGATCCCGCCACGCACGGCGTGTGGGGGGACTCGTCGCAGATCGAGCAGATCCTGATGAACCTGGTGTTGAACGCGCGCGACGCGATGCCGGACGGCGGCACCGTGACCATCTCCACGCGCAACGCGTCGCTCGACGAGGAGTACGTTTGTCATCACCCGGACGCGAAGCCGGGCGAGTACGCGGTGCTCGGCGTGGCGGATGACGGGGTCGGGATGACGCCGGACGTGCGCGATCGAGCCTTCGACCCGTTTTTCACGACGAAGGGGCAGCACGGCACCGGTCTTGGCCTTGCCGTCGTGCGCGACGTGGTCAACCAGCTCGGGGGGCACGTCCTGGTGTACAGCGAGGCGGGCCACGGGGCGGTGTTCAAGATTTACCTGCCGAAGACGGATCAAGCGGTGCCTTCCGCGCGTCCGGCGCGCCAGCAGATCTCGTCGCCGGTGGGGCACGAAACCATCCTGGTGGTCGAGGACGAGACCGCGCTGCGATCGTTCGCGTGCACCGTCCTCAGGCGTCATGGCTATCACGTTCTGGAGGCGGCGTCGGCCGAACTGGCGCTCGCGCTGGCCGCGAGCAAGCCGGGCGCCGTCGACCTGCTGCTGACCGACGTCGTGCTGCCGGGCATCGACGGGACGCAGCTCGCACGGCGGATCCGCTTCGACGGCTCCACGCCGCGCGTGGTGTTCATGTCGGGCTACGCGGAGCCGGTCGGGCCGGCGCTCCCCTTCGAGGCGGTTCTGCTGGAGAAGCCGTTCACCGCCCACGCGCTGCTGACGCGGGTCCGAGAGGTGCTCGGTGACGAGTGA
- a CDS encoding BrnT family toxin — translation MAYSFEWDPKKAASNLKDHGVSFDEATTVFGDNLAMNMPDPDHSEGERRFLVLGMSRASRIVVVSYAERSPRTRIISARLATGPERRKYEND, via the coding sequence GTGGCGTACAGCTTCGAATGGGATCCGAAGAAGGCAGCTTCGAACCTCAAGGATCACGGCGTCTCCTTCGACGAGGCGACCACCGTCTTCGGCGACAACTTGGCCATGAACATGCCGGATCCTGATCATTCCGAGGGCGAACGGCGCTTCCTGGTACTCGGGATGTCGCGCGCTTCGAGGATCGTGGTGGTCTCGTATGCCGAGCGGTCGCCACGGACACGGATCATCAGCGCCCGATTGGCCACGGGCCCTGAGAGGCGGAAATATGAAAACGACTAA